The genomic stretch AGTGGAATGAGCAAGGAATTATGTGAGACCATCCCTCTCTGTTATGTGGTATATGAGTCTGAGTCTGCTTTTCCTTCTCCAAAGAAAACTGGTTTTGAATGAATTCCTTcagttagtttttttatttttttatttttccagattcTGCTTCTAAGAGGAGTTAAACATTGACCTGGGGCTGAGTCTCCCACCTTAGTATGGTGCAAAGGATTTTGATCTCTCCATGAGTCACCACCTGCAGAGTGACTACCAGATTCTCAAACACCTGGGCCTTGTTGCTGGTATTGTCACAAGTTTCTTTTGCATGGCCCTCTTCACCACAGTGGTGACAGCAGATTAGGTACTTTTGCTTTCTGGTTTTCTGAAGATCCCCTGGCCCATTATTCCTTTGCCCAGAACCACTGCTAGTGGAAGGAGACTCATCAAAATTGTTGGGAGATTCAATAACTAGCATTTGATCCTGAGTAGTGGCTCTGCCTTTGAGAGTTGGGGCTCATGAGAATGAGAGTGAGGGGTCCTCAGACTCCACCAGGATCACATCTTCATCTGAGTCATCCTGTGAATCATCTATTTCTATCACATTGCAGTCAGCACTGGTTGTCATTTAGGGCAGGAGGCCCTGAAATATTACAGGGCTGGGTGACCTCTCCATTATTGTCTCAGATTTTCTGGGCaacttatttttaagaaaagtGTCATGCCAGTCTTCTTTCTCCCTTACCCTTCTGATTAACTCCAGGAAATCAGGAAGGCCATCCTGCTCATTATGTACATGCATTTGGAGAAGACCCTTAAGCTTGATGCAAAGGTCCCTACTGAGCTTAGCCCCTACAAGGAGCTGATGCAAGCCAGTCCTGTTTGCTTCACTCTCAGCCAGGACCCCAGCCTGAATAGCATGCTGTAGCTGCATCTCTAAAGGGATCACACACAGGAATGGTTTCTCTCCCTGTGCCTGcagggttttttttaaaaattaccatgTGCTGTTAGACTCTCCAAACACCAACTTCATTGCCCAAAAATATTCTGCCACCTTTAGATTAGGATTGGCATCCTGGAGCAAACGCATGACCTCTCAGGCAGGGCCCCTATAGCTTCTCATCAGCCATCTAAGCTTTTCCTCCTCAGGCATATGCCAATCTGGTAGGACCCTGTGGACTTGGCTTAGCTAGTTCTCAAAGGTTTCTTCCCCCTGGGCTGTCTATGCCCTCCCAAAGAACTACTTCATGTTTCTCTCTGCCATGTTGGCTATGAAAGTAACAAGATTCCTCCCAGCGACCTCAGCATGGAATGGGCCAGGGGCAAAAAAAGCTGCATTCTACCGCCTACTGTTACCCATTTGAGAAAGCATGCTAGCCATGTCTGACAACAATTGGATTTCCAAATAAAAAATGCTTGGGCTTTCTGGGAACAAAACCAGCCTAATCTGAAGAAACCCCCAAAGAAACGTTCCTCGGCACTGTCTTCCTTGTCTCAGGGTAGGAActgtaaaagaaagaagaaaaaaggttcAATAATACAGTGGACTCCGAAACAAGCTTCTAATCACATTTTCTGCAGTATTGAATATTTGTCTACTGCCCTAAAACTACTCAGCAGGAAACTGGGACTTAACAACCTTCAGGAGCAATAATTTCTCTGTGCTAGTGATGCCTTTGTCAGGGACACATTTACTCCCACCCCACTGTACCCCACCTCACTGCCTGTTCTCTAGAAGAAGCAACAACTGTTGCTTGGAATTCTAGCTACAACAGCCTTTGGAGCCCATACTAGGCTCTTAAAGTAGAGGACAATAGAGTAAGCCTCACGAAATGATGTTAATGAGTAAGGCCTGAAAGATTTTAGATAGCAATGTCCCATTACATGCCCACACCCTGTACAGGGCCATCCCCCTTTCCCTCAATTCTTACCAGAGCTCAGAAACTGGCCTTCACCTTTCTTTCAAGCCCAGCCTTTGCAACAGGTGCTTTCTGTGGTCCTGGGTAGGGTTGAGCTCTATCTGTTCACAGGCCTCTCAGATCCAGTTGTTCTGGACCTCTAGTTTAGACTGTGCCCACagcaaagggaaaggaagagaagggccTTACCAGAAGTAGTCTCATCATTCTCCACTGTCGCCAGGGGGGGAACCCTACTACCTTCAGAATAAAAGCCAAAGggtccacccctcccccatcctacCAGCTCCACAATCAGTCACACAGAATTGAAATTTGAAATTGGCTTTGATGAGCTTCCacggagaaaaagagaaagagagagggagagagagaatttggATACTTTCTCACCTCTGTGTTTCTACCCAGGAAGAGATAACAGAAAATTCAAATTTGAGCTGccatggagaaaagggaagataAGTTGGATACCTTTCCACCTCTGTATTTCTATCCAGGAAGAAATGACAGACTGATTGTGAATTTTTCCCTCTGCCTTTTGCTACCTCACTGGGATTAAAAAAAAGTCCTCTCTCCAATCCAGGCAAACTTCAACATCTAGGTAAAGCTCATCTCATCCCACCATATAGCCCGGCCACTAGGGTATTCACTCCTTTGCTTTGAAGTTGCCAGTTCTGAAGGCCAAAATGTTAAGGTTTCATCCTCCCATCTCCACATTATGCGGTTGCACCTCTCTTTCCTTACCTGGACTTTGTAGATGGGCAGAGGATGGATGCCCAGGAGTTGTGAATAGCTGTCTCGTCTCTTGGGCCCTGCAGGAGAAAGGATGGCGCCTCAGCCACTGAGATGTCTGGGCTACCCAACAGAGCTAGCCTCTTTGCAGAGTTGCCCAGCCAGTGGTAGCGGAGTAGCGGCAGCCATTTCCAAGGCAACTAGCTGCAGCTGGTCCCGCCCTCCAGTTCAGTCTGCTGAGCAGTCGAGGCTGCTTTTAGCCTCTGCCCATTGAGACAAAAGAGCATGACGAGAGGAGTAGAGTGGCCAATCAGCGGTGCGCAGGGGCGGCCTCCCAGCAAAGCCTGGGCCAGGATGCTAATGCCTGCCCGAGAGGGGGGACCTGctggagggggctgcagcagacTGGCGCGGAAGCGGGCACAGCAGCGTCAAGTGCAGCTTGGACTCACGGACCTGGCCCATTTACATTTCACTTGTGAGTTTGTAgcttcccctctcttcccttcttcctatCGCCTTCCGTCTTGGCTCTCCTCTGATGCTTTGCAACCGGATGCCTTAAACATGAGGTGGGACCAAAAGCAAGTGAACAATGAGAGTTCTTCACCTTTGTATAGGGGATAGGGGATAGTAATTGCTAAGCGCTTTCTGTGTGGCCAAAGTGCTTGCACGGACATCTCATTTATTCCTCTCATCAGTCTTGTGATAAAACACAGCAGCGTGCCCATTTAACAGGGAGAGGGATGTAGCACCTAGGCAGTACGGGTAGGGAGCACAGAATTAACAGCTCACACTCCAGTCCTGGCATCTAAACTCAAAGGTTACACTTTTTAAACACCTCTCCTTAGTGTTAGATTAAGGGTTAGAAAAGCTAAAATGAGGACGAGAGGACCAGTTTAGGGCTACATAAAATTAATGGCCAAGAACTGCTGTCTGCAACTTACCGATGAGAAAACTGAGACACCAGGAGCTTTGGCATCTTGTCCTGTATCATGCAGCAAAGAACCTAATAGTGTCGGATTTTACACCTCAGTCAGCTGTTCTGTTGATGCCAGTGTTTTGCTCTGTGCTGATGCCAACAGTTTGCCCTGCTGGGCTGCCCAGAGAGAGCATTCTCACTCTTACATATGTATCCACCAACTGTCTCAGCAGCTGGGCTGAAGAAATGATTGTGCCGAAGCAGGAAGTggggagagatgggaaagaagaggaaggcaaTCTTTATTATATGCATTATactgaagaggaaactgaggcactttTCTGCTCACATTTTTTTTACACTAAAATAAACCACCTGTGTATAAAAATAGCAGCATTTTTGTATGACCCCAAAGGAAATTGGCCTAAAATTCCACTGTGAAGCCAGAGCTCTCAATCCAGAATTTGGGCTACCAGGAACTAAAGTATGAGTGTCCAGCTGGCTATCACAAAGTCATTTTTGAGGTCTTATTCAAGATGCACATTTCTGGGCTCCAGCTCTGAGGATCTGGCCTCACTGGGACTTGGAATGAACAATGTCATTTGTATTATACCTGTTGCTCTAATTGACTCTAGGTTGTAGAGAAGCTGTGAACCTCTGTTCTAAACACCATACCATGCTGAACGCTATCAGTAAATGGCCATCAGTATCTGCAACTTAAATGTTTGTCCACAGTCTATTTGTCACGAAACTTAATTCCAGAGCAGAAGTTCCTACCTCAAGTCCTTCTTGAAATAACATGCAAAGAATTTGACCACTTCTTTCTGATACCATGGGCTCTGTGAATTTTCAGATAGGCCCATGGCCTCCAAACAGTTAAGATCCACTGCCCTACAATCTTCATAACAACTTCCTCTTTCAACACCTGCTTGAGGGAGAAGTGTGAG from Meriones unguiculatus strain TT.TT164.6M chromosome X, Bangor_MerUng_6.1, whole genome shotgun sequence encodes the following:
- the Zcchc18 gene encoding LOW QUALITY PROTEIN: zinc finger CCHC domain-containing protein 18 (The sequence of the model RefSeq protein was modified relative to this genomic sequence to represent the inferred CDS: substituted 8 bases at 8 genomic stop codons) produces the protein MASMLSQMGNSRRXNAAFFAPGPFHAEVAGRNLVTFIANMAERNMKXFFGRAXTAQGEETFENXLSQVHRVLPDWHMPEEEKLRWLMRSYRGPAXEVMRLLQDANPNLKVAEYFWAMKLVFGESNSTWXFLKKTLQAQGEKPFLCVIPLEMQLQHAIQAGVLAESEANRTGLHQLLVGAKLSRDLCIKLKGLLQMHVHNEQDGLPDFLELIRRVREKEDWHDTFLKNKLPRKSETIMERSPSPVIFQGLLPXMTTSADCNVIEIDDSQDDSDEDVILVESEDPSLSFSXAPTLKGRATTQDQMLVIESPNNFDESPSTSSGSGQRNNGPGDLQKTRKQKYLICCHHCGEEGHAKETCDNTSNKAQVFENLVVTLQVVTHGEIKILCTILRWETQPQVNV